In Toxotes jaculatrix isolate fToxJac2 chromosome 20, fToxJac2.pri, whole genome shotgun sequence, the following proteins share a genomic window:
- the LOC121200667 gene encoding nanos homolog 1-like produces the protein MTAMQKELGAQSLRLTDGDCFDMWHDYLELGKVLERLRGTREVDHRGTEGPKEKPTTPWGHVQTSSGSAEYRNSAETSSASSQSDNGTSSDYCRFCKQNGESLRIYRSHRLKSEDGKIVCPILRSYTCPICETTGDYAHTRRYCPQAREAAKGLPRSSFW, from the coding sequence ATGACAGCAATGCAAAAGGAACTCGGGGCCCAGAGCCTCCGCCTCACCGACGGGGACTGTTTCGACATGTGGCATGACTACTTGGAGCTGGGCAAAGTGCTGGAGAGGCTGCGCGGCACGCGTGAGGTGGACCACAGAGGCACCGAGGGGCCAAAGGAAAAACCGACAACACCGTGGGGCCACGTCCAAACCTCATCTGGGAGTGCGGAATACAGAAACTCCGCAGAGACGAGCTCAGCCAGCAGTCAGTCGGACAACGGGACGTCCTCAGACTACTGCCGCTTCTGCAAGCAGAACGGGGAGTCTCTAAGGATTTACCGGTCACACAGGCTGAAATCTGAAGACGGGAAAATCGTCTGCCCCATCCTTCGGAGCTACACTTGTCCCATCTGTGAAACCACCGGGGACTACGCTCACACGCGCCGATACTGCCCGCAGGCGAGGGAGGCTGCGAAGGGTCTGCCAAGGTCCAGCTTCTGGTAG
- the LOC121200807 gene encoding uncharacterized protein LOC121200807 translates to MAEHNISRLIAVVLALIFFIITMVFTALAGPGIYPFLSSTANISDEFVTQITPAGWTFTIWSIIYTFLALMSLYLLSGIFRKNAYGYVYCSPPVLPHGFFVVFCLNLGLNIGWLLLWDRRLMAAALVFLILIALTNYVVIFFSCYGLHNYGAWLNKYHKVDLWLHRVLIQNGVAVYATWTTIASLVNLAIVLNYNANMSQTDAATVSLSILTVVLLVWFVLENSVLDKHVRFILSIYPVVIWALTGVFMKNYNAAAPTRNNIFIVSLLAIACVVFVGRVFLVIWRQIKKPFYKDVNPEDMSPMEIAEKQKTIFK, encoded by the exons ATGGCAGAACATAACATTAGCCGTTTGATTGCTGTGGTGCTGGCATTGATTTTCTTCATCATCACTATGGTGTTCACTGCTTTGGCAGGGCCGGGAATAT ATCCATTTTTGTCCAGCACTGCTAACATTTCTGATGAGTTTGTAACTCAGATCACACCAGCAGGATGGACCTTTACCATTTGGTCAATCATTTACACCTTTCTGGCTTTAATGTCGCTGTACCTCCTCTCTGGCATCTTTAGAAA GAATGCCTATGGTTACGTTTACTGCAGCCCTCCTGTTTTGCCACATGGATTCTTTGTGGTTTTTTGCTTGAACCTGGGCCTCAATATCGGATGGTTGCTCCTGTGGGACAGAAG GTTGATGGCTGCTGCTCTGGTTTTCCTCATTCTGATCGCCTTGACCAACTACGTCGTGATATTCTTCTCCTGCTATGGTCTCCATAACTATGGAGCTTGGCTCAACAAATACCACAAAGTAGACCTGTGGCTCCACCGTGTGTTG ATTCAAAATGGTGTTGCCGTATATGCGACATGGACAACCATTGCATCCCTTGTTAACCTGGCTATTGTACTGAATTATAATGCAAACATGTCCCAGACAGATGCTGCCACCGTCTCTCTCTCAATTCTGACTGTGGTGTTACTTGTTTG GTTTGTTCTGGAAAACTCTGTCCTCGACAAACACGTGAGGTTCATTCTCAGCATTTACCCAGTTGTGATCTGGGCACTGACGGGGGTGTTCATGAAAAACTACAACGCTGCAGCTCCTACCCGCAATAATATCTTTATTG TCTCCCTGTTGGCCATAGCCTGTGTCGTTTTTGTCGGACGGGTATTTTTGGTCATCTGGAGGCAAATCAAAAAGCCATTTTACAAAGATGTCAACCCTGAGGACATGTCTCCTATGGAGAtcgcagagaaacagaaaacaatatttaaatga